The proteins below come from a single Papaver somniferum cultivar HN1 chromosome 11, ASM357369v1, whole genome shotgun sequence genomic window:
- the LOC113320307 gene encoding guanylate kinase 2-like, with the protein MGEIQADFVDGVGDSLPSEVVKDFQTITTVGDKMYVIGGFNDEKDGIAVRIFDKSKGKWDVPATLGTKPAQCQGHSAVLLNNDRILVLKKDSTPDDCTWFLEVDTPYVREKKEKMETEVVAWSKGVKAHAPKPIVISGPSGVGKGTLISKLMKEFPSTFGFSVSHTTRAPREKEIDGVHYHFAERTSMEKEIRDGKFLESASVHGNLYGTSIEAVEVVSDAGKRCVLDIDVQGARSVRACSLDAIYIFICPPSFEELEKRLRARGTETEEQVQKRLRNAKTELEEGKSSGLFDHILVNCDLEKCYQTLKKILGLDGCTGTTPVDESSVKNVELPSGHSISEVNQKVLIHCVTTDPGKKLFVLDVSSLKGGAPGRTRGLNMYAIDPFANCLNGGLKEMQMPSY; encoded by the exons ATG GGTGAAATTCAAGCTGACTTTGTTGATGGGGTGGGTGATAGTTTACCATCTGAGGTTGTCAAAGACTTCCAAACAATTACCACGGTCGGCGATAAGATG TATGTAATTGGAGGATTCAATGATGAGAAGGATGGAATCGCTGTCCGGATTTTTGATAAGTCTAAAGGAAAATG GGATGTTCCTGCTACATTGGGTACGAAACCTGCCCAATGCCAAGGTCATTCAGCAGTACTTCTAAATAATGACCGAATATTAGTTCTGAAGAAGGACTCTACTCCAGATGATTGTACCTGGTTTCTTGAG GTGGATACACCATATGTTAgggagaaaaaagagaaaatggaAACTGAGGTAGTTGCTTGGAGTAAGGGAGTAAAGGCCCATGCTCCTAAACCAATAGTTATTAGCGGTCCATCAGGAGTGGGCAAGGGAACGTTAATATCAAAACTCATGAAAGAATTTCCGTCCACTTTTGGATTCTCCGTGAGCCACACGACTCGTGCTCCCAGAGAAAAGGAGATAGATGGAGTTCATTATCATTTCGCAGAACGAACTTCAATGGAGAAGGAGATACGTGACGGGAAGTTCCTTGAATCTGCATCTGTTCATGGAAATCTTTATGGAACGAGTATTGAAGCAGTTGAGGTGGTTTCAGATGCAGGAAAG AGGTGTGTTCTGGACATTGATGTCCAAGGCGCCAGGTCTGTGAGGGCTTGTTCGCTTGATGCAATATACATATTCATCTGTCCACCCTCATTTGAAGAGCTTGAAAAGCGCCTTCGGGCACG AGGAACAGAAACTGAGGAACAGGTTCAAAAACGACTGCGAAATGCGAAAACAGAGCTGGAGGAAGGAAAATCTTCAGGTCTCTTTGATCATATTTTGGTGAATTGTGACCTTGAAAAATGTTATCAGACTCTTAAG AAAATCTTGGGTCTTGATGGTTGCACCGGTACCACTCCCGTAGATGAATCAT CTGTGAAGAACGTTGAACTTCCTAGTGGACACTCCATATCTGAAGTGAATCAGAAGGTTCTCATTCACTGCGTAACTACTGATCCAGGAAAAAAGTT GTTTGTGCTGGACGTATCCTCGCTTAAAGGAGGAGCACCAGGACGGACACGGGGACTGAACATGTATGCTATTGATCCATTTGCCAACTGTCTGAATGGAGGACTCAAAGAAATGCAAATGCCATCGTACTGA
- the LOC113320306 gene encoding thioredoxin reductase NTRC-like, whose amino-acid sequence MAARIGLGPVTAHRAAMAPPSLSLYSFSSLHPTPNIIFFSRRKHVGPDQFRTQHRSFITLPPLRVSAAASIQEEASPASPDTYGGVENLVIIGSGPAGYTAGIYAARANLKPVVFEGYQVGGVPGGQLMTTTEVENFPGFPDGITGPDLMDKMRKQAERWGAVLFQEDVEFIDVKTRPFTIRSTDRKVKSHSVIIATGATAKRLNLPREDEFWSRGISACAICDGASPLFKGQVLAVVGGGDTATEEALYLTKYARHVHLLVRRDQLRASKAMQDRVINNPNVTVHFNTETVDVVSNSKGQMSGVLIRNIDSGEESVLEVKGLFYGIGHTPNSELLAGQIELDSSGYVLVKEGTAETSVQGVFAAGDVQDHEWRQAITAAGTGCVAALSVERYLASNNLLIEFHQPKTEEVKKDPTDRDVQERFDISLTKHKGQYALRKLYHESPRLICVLYTSPTCGPCRTLKPILSKVIDEFDQNVHFVEIDIEEDQEVAEAAGIMGTPCVQFFKNKDMIRNVSGVKMKREYREFIEANK is encoded by the exons ATGGCCGCGCGGATAGGACTCGGACCTGTAACAGCTCACCGAGCGGCCATGGctcctccttctctttctctctattCCTTCTCATCTCTTCATCCCACTCctaacatcatcttcttcagtaGGAGAAAACATGTTGGACCCGACCAATTCCGAACTCAACACCGATCCTTTATTACTCTTCCTCCGCTCAGAGTTTCTGCAGCAGCATCTATACAAGAAGAAGCATCTCCAGCCTCTCCTG ATACATATGGGGGTGTGGAAAATTTGGTAATTATAGGTTCTGGTCCAGCTGGATATACTGCTGGGATTTATGCAGCTCGTGCCAATTTGAAACCTGTTGTGTTTGAAGGGTATCAAGTCGGGGGTGTTCCTGGTGGACAGTTGATGACTACCACTGAAGTCGAGAATTTTCCCGGGTTTCCTGATGGAATTACTGGTCCAGATTTGATGGATAA GATGCGCAAACAAGCCGAGCGTTGGGGGGCTGTGCTTTTCCAAGAAGATGTGGAATTTATTGATGTGAAGACACGGCCGTTTACTATAAGGAGTACTGACCGCAAG GTCAAGAGTCACAGTGTTATTATAGCCACTGGGGCTACAGCTAAAAGGCTCAATTTACCTCGGGAAGATGAGTTTTGGAGTAGAGGAATCAGTGCTTGTGCAATATGTGATGGGGCGTCACCACTTTTCAAAGGGCAAGTTCTTGCTGTAGTTGGAGGAGGAGATACAGCTACAGAGGAGGcattatatctaacgaaataTGCTCGGCATGTGCATTTACTCGTACGTAGAGACCAGTTGCGGGCATCAAAAGCAATGCAAGATAG AGTTATCAACAATCCAAATGTTACAGTGCACTTCAATACAGAGACAGTGGATGTCGTCAGCAACAGCAAAGGGCAGATGTCCGGTGTCTTAATTAGAAATATTGATTCTGGGGAGGAATCAGTACTTGAGGTAAAGGGCTTATTTTATGGTATAGGCCATACTCCAAACAGCGAGTTGTTGGCGGGCCAAATTGAACTTGATAGTTCAGGCTATGTGTTAGTCAAGGAGGGGACTGCAGAAACTTCTGTCCAAGGTGTATTTGCAGCTGGAGATGTACAG GATCATGAATGGAGGCAAGCCATAACTGCAGCTGGAACAGGATGTGTAGCTGCTTTATCTGTTGAGAGATATCTTGCAAGCAATAATCTCCTTATTGAGTTTCACCAG CCCAAAACTGAAGAGGTTAAGAAAGACCCGACTGACAGGGATGTACAGGAGCGGTTTGACATCTCCCTTACAAAGCACAAGGGACAG TACGCACTACGGAAGTTGTATCACGAAAGTCCAAGGCTCATATGTGTGTTGTATACTTCGCCAACATGTGGTCCATGTAGGACCTTGAAGCCAATTTTAAGCAAG GTGATAGATGAGTTTGATCAGAATGTTCATTTTGTTGAAATTGATATTGAGGAAGATCAAGAGGTAGCAGAGGCAGCAGGGATTATGGGCACACCGTGTGTACAATTTTTCAAAAATAAGGATATGATCAG GAATGTATCAGGTGTGAAAATGAAAAGAGAGTACAGAGAATTCATTGAGGCTAACAAATAA